In the genome of Amia ocellicauda isolate fAmiCal2 chromosome 3, fAmiCal2.hap1, whole genome shotgun sequence, one region contains:
- the atp6v0a1a gene encoding V-type proton ATPase 116 kDa subunit a isoform X1, which translates to MGELFRSEEMTLAQLFLQSEAAYCCVSELGELGMVQFRDLNPDVNVFQRKFVNEVRRCEEMDRKLRFVEKEIKKANIPIVDTGENPEVPFPRDMIDLEATFEKLENELKEINTNQEALKKNFLELTELKHILRRTQQFFDEMADPDLLEESSSLLDPSEVGRGAPLRLGFVAGVINRERIPTFERMLWRVCRGNVFLRQAEIEDPLEDPTSGDQVHKSVFIIFFQGDQLKSRVKKICEGFRASLYPCPETPQERKEMAAGVNTRIDDLQMVLNQTEDHRQRVLQAAAKTVRVWFIKVRKMKAIYHTLNQCNIDVTQKCLIAEVWCPVTDLDSIQFALRRGTERSGSTVPSILNRMQTKQTPPTYNKTNKFTSGFQNIVDAYGIGTYREINPAPYTIITFPFLFAVMFGDCGHGVLLTCCGVWLILKESRILSQKTENEMFSMIFAGRYIILMMGIFSIYTGLIYNDCFSKSLNIFGSAWSVRPMFTQGNWSNAVLEGNAVLQLDPAVPGVFSGPYPVGIDPIWNIATNKLTFLNSFKMKMSVVVGIIHMLFGVTLSLLNHMYFKKPLNIFLGFIPEIIFMATLFGYLVVMIFIKWGAYDASTSKVAPSLLIHFINMFLFSYGDSSNQMLYRGQMGVQCFLVIFALLCVPWMLLLKPLVLRHQYLRRRNLGTHNFGGIRVGNGPTEEDAEIIQHDQLSTHSEDETEPSDDDLFDFGDTMVHQAIHTIEYCLGCISNTASYLRLWALSLAHAQLSEVLWTMVMHTGLSVGSFGGCIILSFIFAAFACLTVAILLVMEGLSAFLHALRLHWVEFQNKFYTGQGFKFVPFSFESILDGKIDD; encoded by the exons ATGGGGGAGTTATTTCGAAGTGAGGAGATGACATTGGCTCAGCTCTTCCTCCAATCAGAAGCTGCGTATTGTTGTGTCAGCGAACTGGGGGAACTTGGAATGGTCCAGTTTCGTGAT CTCAATCCGGATGTGAACGTGTTCCAGAGGAAGTTTGTCAATGAAGTGAGGCGATGCGAAGAGATGGACCGCAAACTCC GGTTTGTGGAGAAGGAGATTAAGAAAGCTAACATCCCAATTGTGGACACAGGGGAAAACCCTGAGGTGCCCTTTCCCAGAGACATGATTGATTTGGAG GCCACTTTCGAGAAGCTGGAGAACGAACTGAAGGAGATCAACACCAACCAGGAGGCCCTGAAGAAAAACTTCCTAGAGCTGACAGAGCTCAAGCACATCTTGCGCCGGACGCAGCAGTTTTTCGACGAG ATGGCGGATCCTGACTTGCTGGAGGAGTCTTCCTCTCTGCTGGACCCAAGTGAAGTGGGCAGAGGAGCCCCGCTTAGGCTGGG GTTTGTGGCCGGGGTCATCAACCGGGAGCGCATCCCCACCTTTGAGAGGATGTTGTGGAGGGTGTGCAGAGGCAACGTGTTCCTGCGGCAGGCGGAAATCGAGGACCCACTGGAGGACCCCACTTCG GGAGATCAGGTGCACAAGTCGGTGTTCATCATCTTCTTTCAAGGCGACCAGCTGAAGAGCAGAGTCAAGAAGATCTGTGAGGG ATTCCGGGCGTCCTTGTACCCATGCCCGGAGACCCCGCAGGAGAGAAAGGAGATGGCTGCTGGAGTCAACACCAGGATTGACGACCTACAGATG GTCCTCAATCAGACGGAGGACCATCGGCAGAGGGTCCTGCAGGCCGCAGCCAAGACTGTGAGAGTTTGGTTCATCAAGGTGCGCAAGATGAAAGCCATCTACCACACCCTGAACCAGTGCAACATTGACGTCACCCAGAAGTGTCTGATCGCAGAGGTGTGGTGCCCCGTCACAGACCTGGACTCCATTCAGTTTGCCCTGCGTCGAGGAACT GAGCGCAGTGGCTCTACTGTTCCCTCCATCCTCAACAGGATGCAGACCAAGCAGACCCCTCCCACCTACAATAAGACCAACAAATTCACCTCGGGATTCCAGAACATTGTGGACGCTTATGGCATCGGCACTTACAGGGAGATCAACCCAG CTCCGTACACTATCATCACATTCCCCTTCCTGTTTGCTGTCATGTTCGGGGACTGCGGCCACGGTGTCCTGTTGACATGCTGCGGTGTTTGGCTGATTCTCAAGGAAAGCCGTATTCTCTCCCAGAAAACTGAAAACGAG ATGTTTAGCATGATCTTTGCTGGACGTTATATCATCCTTATGATGGGAATCTTCTCCATCTACACCGGCCTGATCTATAACGACTGCTTCTCCAAGTCCCTCAACATATTTGGGTCGGCCTGGAGTGTGCGGCCCATGTTCACACAAGGCAACTGGTC GAACGCAGTACTAGAAGGCAACGCTGTGTTACAACTGGATCCGGCTGTACCAGGAGTCTTCAGTGGACCCTATCCAGTGGGAATAGATCCG ATCTGGAACATCGCCACAAATAAACTGACCTTCCTCAACTCGTTCAAGATGAAGATGTCTGTCGTCGTGGGCATCATCCACATGCTCTTTGGTGTCACCCTCAGCCTCCTCAACCACAT GTACTTCAAGAAGCCCCTCAACATCTTCCTGGGCTTTATCCCCGAGATCATCTTCATGGCCACCCTGTTTGGATACCTGGTGGTCATGATCTTCATCAAGTGGGGGGCCTATGATGCATCCACCTCCAAAGTTGCCCCCAGCCTCCTCATCCACTTCATCAACATGTTCCTGTTCAGCTACGGTGACAGCTCCAACCAAATGCTCTATAGAGGACAG ATGGGAGTCCAGTGTTTCCTGGTTATATTCGCTTTGCTGTGTGTTCCTTGGatgctgctgttgaaaccaCTGGTTCTCAGACACCAGTACCTGAGACGGAGGAATCTG GGGACCCACAACTTCGGTGGGATCAGGGTCGGCAACGGTCCGACAGAGGAGGATGCCGAAATTATTCAGCACGACCAGCTGTCCACTCACTCGGAGGACGAGACCGAA CCTTCTGACGATGACTTG TTTGACTTTGGGGACACTATGGTCCACCAGGCCATCCACACCATTGAGTACTGCCTGGGCTGTATCTCCAACACTGCCTCCTACCTGCGCCTGTGGGCCCTCAGCTTGGCTCATGCCC AGTTATCGGAGGTGCTGTGGACCATGGTGATGCACACTGGGCTTTCAGTAGGCAGTTTTGGCGGCTGCATCATCTTGTCTTTCATCTTTGCCGCCTTTGCCTGCCTCACTGTAGCCATCCTGCTGGTGATGGAGGGGCTCTCTGCCTTCCTGCACGCCCTGCGATTGCACTG gGTGGAGTTCCAGAATAAGTTCTACACCGGGCAGGGCTTCAAGTTTGTTCCCTTTTCCTTCGAGAGCATCCTTGATGGAAAGATTGATGACTAG
- the atp6v0a1a gene encoding V-type proton ATPase 116 kDa subunit a isoform X2: MGELFRSEEMTLAQLFLQSEAAYCCVSELGELGMVQFRDLNPDVNVFQRKFVNEVRRCEEMDRKLRFVEKEIKKANIPIVDTGENPEVPFPRDMIDLEATFEKLENELKEINTNQEALKKNFLELTELKHILRRTQQFFDEMADPDLLEESSSLLDPSEVGRGAPLRLGFVAGVINRERIPTFERMLWRVCRGNVFLRQAEIEDPLEDPTSGDQVHKSVFIIFFQGDQLKSRVKKICEGFRASLYPCPETPQERKEMAAGVNTRIDDLQMVLNQTEDHRQRVLQAAAKTVRVWFIKVRKMKAIYHTLNQCNIDVTQKCLIAEVWCPVTDLDSIQFALRRGTERSGSTVPSILNRMQTKQTPPTYNKTNKFTSGFQNIVDAYGIGTYREINPAPYTIITFPFLFAVMFGDCGHGVLLTCCGVWLILKESRILSQKTENEMFSMIFAGRYIILMMGIFSIYTGLIYNDCFSKSLNIFGSAWSVRPMFTQGNWSNAVLEGNAVLQLDPAVPGVFSGPYPVGIDPIWNIATNKLTFLNSFKMKMSVVVGIIHMLFGVTLSLLNHMYFKKPLNIFLGFIPEIIFMATLFGYLVVMIFIKWGAYDASTSKVAPSLLIHFINMFLFSYGDSSNQMLYRGQMGVQCFLVIFALLCVPWMLLLKPLVLRHQYLRRRNLGTHNFGGIRVGNGPTEEDAEIIQHDQLSTHSEDETEFDFGDTMVHQAIHTIEYCLGCISNTASYLRLWALSLAHAQLSEVLWTMVMHTGLSVGSFGGCIILSFIFAAFACLTVAILLVMEGLSAFLHALRLHWVEFQNKFYTGQGFKFVPFSFESILDGKIDD; this comes from the exons ATGGGGGAGTTATTTCGAAGTGAGGAGATGACATTGGCTCAGCTCTTCCTCCAATCAGAAGCTGCGTATTGTTGTGTCAGCGAACTGGGGGAACTTGGAATGGTCCAGTTTCGTGAT CTCAATCCGGATGTGAACGTGTTCCAGAGGAAGTTTGTCAATGAAGTGAGGCGATGCGAAGAGATGGACCGCAAACTCC GGTTTGTGGAGAAGGAGATTAAGAAAGCTAACATCCCAATTGTGGACACAGGGGAAAACCCTGAGGTGCCCTTTCCCAGAGACATGATTGATTTGGAG GCCACTTTCGAGAAGCTGGAGAACGAACTGAAGGAGATCAACACCAACCAGGAGGCCCTGAAGAAAAACTTCCTAGAGCTGACAGAGCTCAAGCACATCTTGCGCCGGACGCAGCAGTTTTTCGACGAG ATGGCGGATCCTGACTTGCTGGAGGAGTCTTCCTCTCTGCTGGACCCAAGTGAAGTGGGCAGAGGAGCCCCGCTTAGGCTGGG GTTTGTGGCCGGGGTCATCAACCGGGAGCGCATCCCCACCTTTGAGAGGATGTTGTGGAGGGTGTGCAGAGGCAACGTGTTCCTGCGGCAGGCGGAAATCGAGGACCCACTGGAGGACCCCACTTCG GGAGATCAGGTGCACAAGTCGGTGTTCATCATCTTCTTTCAAGGCGACCAGCTGAAGAGCAGAGTCAAGAAGATCTGTGAGGG ATTCCGGGCGTCCTTGTACCCATGCCCGGAGACCCCGCAGGAGAGAAAGGAGATGGCTGCTGGAGTCAACACCAGGATTGACGACCTACAGATG GTCCTCAATCAGACGGAGGACCATCGGCAGAGGGTCCTGCAGGCCGCAGCCAAGACTGTGAGAGTTTGGTTCATCAAGGTGCGCAAGATGAAAGCCATCTACCACACCCTGAACCAGTGCAACATTGACGTCACCCAGAAGTGTCTGATCGCAGAGGTGTGGTGCCCCGTCACAGACCTGGACTCCATTCAGTTTGCCCTGCGTCGAGGAACT GAGCGCAGTGGCTCTACTGTTCCCTCCATCCTCAACAGGATGCAGACCAAGCAGACCCCTCCCACCTACAATAAGACCAACAAATTCACCTCGGGATTCCAGAACATTGTGGACGCTTATGGCATCGGCACTTACAGGGAGATCAACCCAG CTCCGTACACTATCATCACATTCCCCTTCCTGTTTGCTGTCATGTTCGGGGACTGCGGCCACGGTGTCCTGTTGACATGCTGCGGTGTTTGGCTGATTCTCAAGGAAAGCCGTATTCTCTCCCAGAAAACTGAAAACGAG ATGTTTAGCATGATCTTTGCTGGACGTTATATCATCCTTATGATGGGAATCTTCTCCATCTACACCGGCCTGATCTATAACGACTGCTTCTCCAAGTCCCTCAACATATTTGGGTCGGCCTGGAGTGTGCGGCCCATGTTCACACAAGGCAACTGGTC GAACGCAGTACTAGAAGGCAACGCTGTGTTACAACTGGATCCGGCTGTACCAGGAGTCTTCAGTGGACCCTATCCAGTGGGAATAGATCCG ATCTGGAACATCGCCACAAATAAACTGACCTTCCTCAACTCGTTCAAGATGAAGATGTCTGTCGTCGTGGGCATCATCCACATGCTCTTTGGTGTCACCCTCAGCCTCCTCAACCACAT GTACTTCAAGAAGCCCCTCAACATCTTCCTGGGCTTTATCCCCGAGATCATCTTCATGGCCACCCTGTTTGGATACCTGGTGGTCATGATCTTCATCAAGTGGGGGGCCTATGATGCATCCACCTCCAAAGTTGCCCCCAGCCTCCTCATCCACTTCATCAACATGTTCCTGTTCAGCTACGGTGACAGCTCCAACCAAATGCTCTATAGAGGACAG ATGGGAGTCCAGTGTTTCCTGGTTATATTCGCTTTGCTGTGTGTTCCTTGGatgctgctgttgaaaccaCTGGTTCTCAGACACCAGTACCTGAGACGGAGGAATCTG GGGACCCACAACTTCGGTGGGATCAGGGTCGGCAACGGTCCGACAGAGGAGGATGCCGAAATTATTCAGCACGACCAGCTGTCCACTCACTCGGAGGACGAGACCGAA TTTGACTTTGGGGACACTATGGTCCACCAGGCCATCCACACCATTGAGTACTGCCTGGGCTGTATCTCCAACACTGCCTCCTACCTGCGCCTGTGGGCCCTCAGCTTGGCTCATGCCC AGTTATCGGAGGTGCTGTGGACCATGGTGATGCACACTGGGCTTTCAGTAGGCAGTTTTGGCGGCTGCATCATCTTGTCTTTCATCTTTGCCGCCTTTGCCTGCCTCACTGTAGCCATCCTGCTGGTGATGGAGGGGCTCTCTGCCTTCCTGCACGCCCTGCGATTGCACTG gGTGGAGTTCCAGAATAAGTTCTACACCGGGCAGGGCTTCAAGTTTGTTCCCTTTTCCTTCGAGAGCATCCTTGATGGAAAGATTGATGACTAG